One part of the Maridesulfovibrio sp. genome encodes these proteins:
- a CDS encoding aminopeptidase → MLTKEQLDKYVEALWWGLTTARTKPYEKGDLIMVRYEAEALPLAEAVFKRLIAEGLNPVPRMTLTPEMEKSFYGDGNDDQLRYIAPGEEEFTKGLNGLIVLLAPSSLTHLAGVDPSRMGKCAVARKFLRDIMEKREQGGELGWTLCSYPTKALAQSAGLSLEEFTAQVVKACYLDEEDPAACWKGVFDKASEVKDWLNSLDIESYRVVSKDMDLTVKHGDLRQWIGVSGHNIPSFELFISPDWRGTSGVYYADQPSYRSGNYVEGVRIVFENGVAREITAKEGEEFVKKQLAMDEGASKLGEFSLTDRRFSRIDKFMANTLYDENYGGEFGNCHVAVGSSYADTYAGDQAELNETLKEELGYNTSALHWDLVNTQDKSVYATLKDGSEVLIYRSGEFQV, encoded by the coding sequence ATGCTGACAAAAGAACAGCTTGATAAATATGTTGAAGCCCTGTGGTGGGGGCTTACTACTGCCCGCACCAAGCCTTATGAGAAAGGCGACCTGATAATGGTCCGGTATGAAGCGGAAGCACTGCCTCTCGCAGAAGCCGTGTTTAAACGTCTTATTGCTGAAGGGTTGAATCCTGTCCCGAGGATGACCCTGACTCCGGAAATGGAAAAGAGTTTTTACGGTGACGGCAATGACGATCAACTGAGATACATTGCTCCCGGTGAAGAAGAATTCACCAAAGGGTTGAACGGTCTTATCGTATTGCTGGCCCCTTCTTCCCTCACCCATCTGGCCGGTGTCGATCCTTCCCGCATGGGCAAGTGTGCGGTGGCCCGTAAATTTCTGCGCGATATTATGGAAAAACGTGAGCAGGGCGGTGAGCTGGGCTGGACACTTTGCTCCTATCCCACAAAGGCGCTTGCACAGTCTGCCGGACTTTCTTTGGAAGAGTTTACCGCGCAGGTCGTAAAAGCCTGCTATCTTGATGAAGAAGATCCTGCCGCCTGCTGGAAGGGCGTCTTCGATAAGGCTTCCGAAGTTAAAGACTGGTTGAATAGTCTGGATATTGAATCCTACCGCGTCGTTTCCAAGGATATGGATTTGACCGTGAAACACGGTGATCTCCGTCAGTGGATCGGCGTTTCAGGGCATAATATTCCCAGTTTCGAGCTGTTTATTTCCCCTGATTGGCGTGGAACTTCTGGTGTTTACTATGCGGACCAGCCTTCCTACCGTTCCGGTAACTATGTCGAAGGAGTGCGTATCGTCTTCGAAAATGGCGTTGCCAGGGAAATTACAGCTAAGGAAGGTGAAGAGTTCGTCAAAAAACAGTTGGCAATGGACGAAGGCGCTTCCAAACTTGGGGAGTTTTCTTTGACTGATCGGCGTTTCTCCAGAATTGACAAGTTCATGGCGAATACTCTTTATGATGAAAACTACGGTGGAGAATTCGGCAACTGCCATGTTGCCGTCGGCTCTTCTTATGCAGACACCTACGCCGGAGATCAGGCCGAGCTGAATGAGACGCTGAAAGAAGAACTCGGTTACAATACTTCCGCTCTGCACTGGGATCTGGTAAATACTCAGGATAAGAGCGTTTATGCCACTCTCAAAGACGGCAGTGAGGTGCTAATATATAGATCCGGAGAATTTCAGGTCTAA
- a CDS encoding tetratricopeptide repeat protein, which produces MQKFDNIDDYIADLKKKKEASPTCSNTRYNLGVAHLAKRDFMEAEREFLVAIDESPKMAEAYVQLGGIAMQRGDLEGCLRYNITATQQRPFFAVPWGNIGYVYMEQGETDKAIKALKRAIKYDPNFVQALSTLGAAYFNEGELDDCIEVCEKALKLADNFGPAWNNLALCYTEKEDFKKAIECVDKAIETGFDVSEDFLKELEQYR; this is translated from the coding sequence ATGCAGAAATTTGATAATATTGATGATTATATTGCGGATCTTAAAAAGAAAAAAGAAGCCAGCCCCACCTGTAGTAATACCCGTTACAACCTCGGCGTTGCACATCTCGCAAAAAGAGATTTCATGGAAGCTGAGCGGGAATTCCTCGTAGCAATCGACGAATCTCCCAAAATGGCGGAAGCATACGTGCAGCTCGGCGGTATAGCAATGCAGCGTGGTGACCTTGAAGGCTGTCTGCGTTACAATATTACCGCAACCCAGCAGCGTCCTTTCTTTGCTGTCCCCTGGGGAAATATCGGCTATGTATACATGGAACAGGGAGAAACCGATAAAGCTATCAAAGCTCTAAAGCGCGCCATTAAGTACGACCCCAACTTCGTACAGGCCCTCTCCACTCTCGGCGCTGCCTACTTTAACGAAGGTGAACTCGACGACTGTATCGAAGTCTGCGAAAAAGCCCTTAAACTGGCTGATAACTTCGGACCTGCATGGAACAACCTTGCTCTCTGCTACACCGAAAAAGAAGACTTCAAAAAAGCTATCGAGTGCGTTGATAAAGCCATTGAAACCGGCTTTGACGTTTCTGAAGACTTCCTCAAGGAACTCGAGCAGTACCGCTAG
- a CDS encoding ferredoxin — MSYVITIDTDKCNGDGECVDVCPTEVYELQDGKAVAVNEDECLGCESCIEVCEQDAITIEEQ; from the coding sequence ATGAGCTACGTTATCACAATTGATACTGACAAGTGTAACGGCGACGGCGAATGCGTTGATGTATGTCCTACCGAAGTTTACGAACTTCAGGACGGCAAAGCAGTAGCTGTTAACGAAGACGAATGCCTCGGTTGTGAATCCTGTATCGAAGTTTGCGAACAGGATGCTATCACCATCGAAGAGCAGTAA
- a CDS encoding YkgJ family cysteine cluster protein — MEFKEIFQKYEALVAEVDKTFNKISEQTEEGINCAKGCSECCHALFDLTLVEAIYINRKFNEKYSGMERSTIMQEADKADRLIHKVKRRAFKASQSGASTAEILKEVSMSRVKCPFLKESNLCALYDFRPLTCRIYGVPMNIGGQAHSCQKSGFTPGKAYPTINMDTLQSKLMQLSEELAASINSSLKELPGVLVPLSMALLTDYTPEYLGANTGDKVEETPAPAAESSETCGTCDKDKSACASCNYSVELGAVTK; from the coding sequence TTGGAGTTCAAAGAAATTTTTCAAAAATATGAAGCTCTTGTCGCGGAAGTAGACAAGACTTTTAATAAGATATCCGAACAGACAGAAGAAGGCATCAACTGTGCAAAAGGTTGCAGCGAATGTTGCCACGCACTCTTCGATCTGACCCTTGTTGAAGCGATCTACATAAACCGCAAGTTCAACGAAAAATACAGCGGTATGGAACGCTCCACAATCATGCAGGAAGCGGATAAAGCGGACAGACTGATCCACAAAGTCAAAAGAAGGGCTTTCAAGGCCAGCCAGTCCGGTGCCTCCACAGCAGAAATCCTCAAGGAAGTTTCCATGTCGCGGGTTAAATGTCCGTTCCTGAAAGAAAGCAACCTTTGCGCTCTTTACGATTTCAGACCACTGACCTGCCGCATTTACGGTGTCCCCATGAATATCGGCGGTCAGGCTCACTCCTGTCAGAAATCAGGCTTCACTCCTGGCAAAGCATACCCCACCATCAACATGGACACCCTGCAGTCAAAACTGATGCAGCTCAGTGAAGAGCTGGCCGCTTCCATCAACTCATCCTTGAAGGAACTCCCGGGAGTCCTGGTTCCTCTGTCCATGGCCCTGCTGACCGATTACACACCGGAATACCTCGGTGCCAACACCGGCGACAAAGTGGAAGAAACCCCGGCCCCGGCTGCTGAATCTTCCGAAACATGTGGAACTTGCGACAAAGACAAGTCTGCATGCGCCAGCTGCAACTATTCTGTAGAATTAGGTGCAGTCACTAAGTAA
- the pgm gene encoding phosphoglucomutase (alpha-D-glucose-1,6-bisphosphate-dependent) codes for MALSKLAGQPAPAEILENIPRLVSAYYAIKPDPSVDSHLVAFGTSGHRGSSLDGSFNEDHICAIAQAISEYRKSMGFTGPLFMGKDPHALSEPAQISALEVFAANDVTVLLNDKGYTPTPAISHAILAYNKGRKDGFADGVVITPSHNPPRDGGFKYNPPSAGPAGTAITRTIQDRANEILKNGLKDVKRIPFSRALAADTSKEFDFITPYVNDLENILDMEAIASAGLSIGVDPLGGAAIDYWEPIAERYGLNMIVVNKKVDPAFSFMHVDKDGKIRMDCSSPYAMAGLIELKDKYDISFANDPDTDRHGIVTKSRGLMNPNHYLAVAIEYLYKHRPLWSDKLTVGKTLVSSSMIDRVANSINRPLMEVPVGFKWFVEPLLDGTCGFGGEESAGASFLRKDGTVWTTDKDGIIMNLLAAEITAITGKDPGEHYTALEKEFGHPVYKRIDTPATEEQKKAFSILTPDMVKAKTLAGETIEERLTAAPGNGEAIGGLKIVTEHGWFAARPSGTESIYKIYAESFKGLAHLVAIQEEAAKIVNAAFEVALK; via the coding sequence ATGGCACTCAGCAAATTAGCAGGACAACCCGCACCGGCGGAAATCCTGGAAAACATACCTAGATTAGTATCAGCTTACTACGCAATAAAACCTGATCCTTCCGTTGATTCCCATCTGGTAGCATTCGGGACCTCCGGGCACAGAGGTTCTTCTCTTGACGGCTCTTTCAACGAAGACCATATTTGCGCCATCGCCCAGGCAATCAGCGAATATAGAAAGTCCATGGGCTTCACCGGTCCTCTCTTCATGGGTAAGGACCCCCACGCACTCTCTGAGCCGGCACAGATTTCTGCTCTTGAAGTTTTTGCTGCAAACGATGTAACCGTGCTGCTGAACGATAAAGGTTACACACCTACACCGGCTATATCCCACGCAATTCTTGCCTACAATAAAGGACGCAAAGACGGTTTTGCTGACGGAGTTGTAATCACACCGTCCCACAACCCCCCGCGAGACGGAGGCTTTAAGTACAACCCACCCAGTGCCGGTCCGGCAGGAACAGCCATCACCCGCACTATTCAGGACCGTGCCAATGAAATCCTCAAAAACGGCCTCAAAGATGTTAAACGCATACCCTTCAGCCGTGCCCTCGCCGCTGACACAAGTAAAGAATTTGATTTCATCACGCCGTATGTGAATGATCTTGAAAACATACTGGACATGGAAGCTATCGCTTCTGCCGGGCTCAGCATCGGCGTAGATCCTCTCGGTGGTGCGGCAATTGATTACTGGGAACCCATTGCCGAAAGATACGGCCTGAACATGATCGTGGTGAACAAGAAGGTCGATCCTGCGTTCTCTTTCATGCACGTGGACAAAGACGGCAAAATCCGTATGGATTGTTCCTCGCCATATGCCATGGCAGGTCTCATTGAACTTAAAGACAAATACGATATTTCTTTTGCCAATGACCCTGATACCGACAGGCACGGTATTGTCACCAAAAGCCGCGGACTAATGAACCCTAACCATTATCTGGCCGTAGCAATTGAATATCTCTACAAACACAGACCGCTGTGGAGTGACAAACTGACTGTCGGCAAGACCCTTGTTTCCAGCTCCATGATCGACCGAGTGGCGAACTCCATTAACCGTCCGCTTATGGAAGTCCCGGTCGGCTTTAAGTGGTTCGTCGAACCGCTTCTGGACGGAACCTGCGGCTTTGGTGGAGAAGAGAGTGCCGGTGCATCCTTCCTGCGCAAAGACGGAACCGTATGGACTACCGATAAAGACGGTATCATCATGAACCTGCTGGCCGCAGAAATAACCGCTATAACCGGCAAAGATCCCGGGGAGCACTACACCGCACTTGAAAAAGAGTTCGGTCATCCGGTATATAAACGCATTGATACTCCGGCCACTGAAGAACAGAAGAAAGCATTCAGCATTCTTACCCCGGATATGGTCAAAGCGAAGACTCTTGCCGGGGAAACAATCGAAGAACGCCTTACAGCAGCTCCCGGAAACGGAGAGGCCATAGGCGGACTCAAGATTGTCACCGAGCATGGCTGGTTCGCCGCTCGCCCTTCGGGAACAGAATCAATTTACAAGATTTACGCGGAATCATTCAAAGGTCTTGCGCATCTGGTGGCCATTCAGGAAGAAGCCGCCAAGATCGTCAATGCGGCCTTTGAAGTGGCTCTTAAGTAA